A segment of the Pedobacter faecalis genome:
ATATCACCATCAATAATACACGGAGGAATTATGAGACTACCATCGGAATACAAGCGGGATTATCGCTTCAAAAGTGATCCAAAGAGGGATCGCTGGAGTTATACTATCGCGATCATAATTTCCGTGATCGCTTTTGTGGTTATCTGGTACTTTTTATAAAAAAAGGGAGTTTTAAACTCCCTTTTTGCTTATCATATTAGCTTTCTTCGCCGGTTGTGCAGCTCTTGACGGAGCTTTTGCGTTGGCGGGCTTCGGTGTCGCCTTCGGCTTTTCAGCCTTTTCTTCCACTTTGATATTCTCCTCTCCTGCAGTACCTGCCGGAGCTTCCTCTGAGAATAAGGGCAGGTCTTTAAGAATCTGGTACCAAGTTACGATCTTCTTCATATCTGAAGCGTATACTTTGTCCTGATCATGATTAGGCGCTACCTTTTCAAAAAAGCTGCGAAGCGTTTGAGTATCTGCCTTCACATCAGGCACAGAATCGCCTTCTGAACCTATATTAGAAAGGACATCTGTCAACTTCAAATCGTCGTCTTCGCCGTAAATGGTGATATCCTCAAGCGAAGCCAGTTTGGTGGTGGTCATACTGGCCACGATTTTGGTTTTCTGCCCATCAAGACTTTCAAGGATATATCCGCCCTTGTTCTGTCCAACCAATTTAAATAAGCCCGGGCGACCCGACACTGCTACTATTCCTCTCAGATTCATATTATTCTTCGATTATATCTATGCCTAAAATCTTGTCACCTTGTCTGATATCGTCAACCACATCAACATTTTCCACTACCTTACCGAAGCAGGTGTGATGTCTGTCAAGGTGTGCGGTATTGGTGCGGCTATGACAGATAAAAAACTGAGAACTTCCGGTATCTCTGCCTGCATGGGCCATCGATAAAACACCGCGATCGTGATACTGGTTATCACCGGTTAGCTCGCACTTGATGCGTGTTCCCGAACCACCAGCACCCGTACCTGTAGGATCTCCGCCCTGAATTACAAAGTCAGGGATCACACGATGAAAAGTTACGCCGTCGTAAAATCCTTCTTTAGCTAGTTTCAAAAAGTTGGCTACTGTATTCGGCGCATCCTGATCATAAAACTGAACGGTCATGTCGCCTTTCTCTGTTTTGATTATTGCTTTGCTCATGTTGTGTCTTTTGTAAATGGCAAACTTATGAAAATTGGGACGTATATCCAAAAGCCTTGAAAGGCCCTTAGCGGGCCCGGCCGTACTGTACAGGCCAATCCAGGTCTCCCCCTAATTCTCTGTTAGCTCTTGATGGGAAATAGGGATCTCGAAGACTTTCCCTGGCAATAAAGATCAGGTCGGCCGACTCGTTATCAAGGATTTCTTCTGCTTGCTGAGGTGTGGTAATCAAACCTACGGCGCCTGTGCATATACCCGCTTCCAGCCTGATCTGACGGGCAAAGTCGACCTGATAACCGGGCGTATTGGGTATATCTGCTTTGGGCAGATTCCCTCCTGAAGATGTGTCGACGAGATCTACTCCACTGGTTTTAAGTAGCATAGACAGGCTTACAGAATCATCGATGGTCCAGCCGCCGGCTGACCAATCTGTAGCCGATATACGCAGGAAGAGCGGACAGTCGCTGCCC
Coding sequences within it:
- a CDS encoding DUF5606 family protein, with translation MNLRGIVAVSGRPGLFKLVGQNKGGYILESLDGQKTKIVASMTTTKLASLEDITIYGEDDDLKLTDVLSNIGSEGDSVPDVKADTQTLRSFFEKVAPNHDQDKVYASDMKKIVTWYQILKDLPLFSEEAPAGTAGEENIKVEEKAEKPKATPKPANAKAPSRAAQPAKKANMISKKGV
- a CDS encoding peptidylprolyl isomerase, whose amino-acid sequence is MSKAIIKTEKGDMTVQFYDQDAPNTVANFLKLAKEGFYDGVTFHRVIPDFVIQGGDPTGTGAGGSGTRIKCELTGDNQYHDRGVLSMAHAGRDTGSSQFFICHSRTNTAHLDRHHTCFGKVVENVDVVDDIRQGDKILGIDIIEE